Proteins encoded in a region of the Halothiobacillus diazotrophicus genome:
- the bamA gene encoding outer membrane protein assembly factor BamA: MTLNPRILLAPLMGAFLLIPALAQAFVISDIKVEGLRTVTPGTVFTYIPYHVGDDFTDADSTRVIDALYKTGFFSDVSVGRLDNVLVIRVKERPTITSIEVKGNKKVETEKLQKALKAIGLAQGHVLDPQALDKMKTELQRVYYGMGQYGVQIETSVNQLEDNRVSVLIDIYEGKPASIKKIRIIGNHDFSESELLDQLELHPVPWWEFWSNADQYSKEKMSASLESLRSFYLNRGYLKVGLDSTQVSITPDRKQIDIVINVSEGPRYKVSGVTFSGNLLLDQATLKKLDEVQVGQYFNRKLVIDTSDAIAKRLGDDGYALARVQPSPTIDEKDKTVAIDFNIQPGDRVTVRHIEFKGNFNTNEEVYRREMRQMEGSWYAANKLDRSKERLQRLPSVQSVDQKMKPVPGVPDQVDIDYDITEQLSGSFTAGVGYSQSEGVLFNLGLNQANFLGSGKSVGINLERSSYQTSVQFNYNNPYFTVDGVSQGFGLFYTRQDAAALSLSQYLVDSYGGNINFGVPLSEQTFASIGFQLQQQKIKETGTSPSWITGVSVNGDQPGPGFDGKSFYTFSVIPALTYDTRNKSIFPTSGVYQKLSATVAVPGSQLLYYKGDYNGRVYIPLWKNTTLSGHAQVGLAQAYGSTKTTYTGVSQYYSGLPPFLNYYTGGIQSVRGYQDYSLGPVDSAGNPMGGTLMTAGGIELITPIPFLTSQVNSVRMSLFWDVGNTYRTYHDFSVPSLRQSVGVGFNWISPVGPLIFSIAKPLNSKPGDRTQIFQFSVGANF, translated from the coding sequence ATGACACTGAACCCTCGCATCTTGTTGGCCCCATTGATGGGCGCGTTTCTGTTGATCCCTGCATTGGCGCAAGCCTTTGTCATTTCCGATATCAAGGTCGAGGGTTTGCGGACCGTCACACCGGGCACGGTGTTCACCTACATTCCCTACCATGTGGGCGACGATTTCACGGATGCCGACAGTACCCGCGTGATCGACGCGTTGTACAAGACCGGGTTTTTCAGTGATGTGAGCGTGGGTCGACTCGACAACGTCCTGGTGATTCGCGTCAAGGAACGGCCGACCATCACCAGCATCGAGGTGAAGGGGAACAAGAAGGTCGAGACCGAAAAACTGCAGAAGGCCTTGAAGGCCATCGGTCTGGCGCAGGGCCACGTGCTCGACCCCCAGGCGCTGGACAAGATGAAGACCGAACTGCAGCGGGTCTATTACGGCATGGGGCAGTATGGGGTACAAATCGAGACCTCGGTCAATCAGCTCGAGGATAACCGGGTTTCCGTGCTGATCGACATCTACGAAGGCAAGCCGGCCAGTATCAAGAAGATCCGTATCATCGGGAATCACGATTTCTCCGAGTCCGAGTTGCTCGACCAGCTTGAGCTCCACCCCGTGCCCTGGTGGGAGTTCTGGTCAAACGCAGATCAGTACTCGAAGGAAAAAATGTCTGCCTCTCTGGAAAGCCTGCGCTCCTTCTACCTGAACCGGGGTTATCTGAAGGTCGGTCTCGACTCGACCCAGGTAAGCATTACACCGGATCGCAAGCAGATCGATATCGTGATCAATGTCAGCGAGGGGCCGCGCTACAAGGTCAGCGGCGTGACCTTCTCCGGCAACCTCCTGCTGGACCAGGCGACCCTGAAGAAGCTGGATGAGGTCCAGGTCGGCCAATATTTCAACCGTAAGCTGGTGATCGATACGTCCGATGCGATCGCCAAGCGCCTGGGTGACGACGGCTATGCCCTGGCCCGCGTCCAGCCCTCGCCGACGATCGACGAGAAGGACAAGACCGTCGCCATTGACTTCAATATTCAGCCGGGCGACCGCGTCACCGTGCGTCACATCGAATTCAAGGGCAATTTCAATACCAACGAGGAAGTCTATCGGCGTGAAATGCGCCAGATGGAAGGCAGTTGGTATGCTGCCAACAAGCTCGATCGTTCCAAGGAGCGCCTGCAGCGTCTGCCGTCGGTGCAGAGTGTCGATCAGAAGATGAAGCCCGTGCCGGGCGTGCCCGATCAAGTGGACATCGATTACGACATCACCGAACAGCTGTCCGGTTCGTTTACGGCCGGGGTGGGTTACTCCCAATCCGAAGGGGTGCTGTTCAACCTTGGCTTGAACCAGGCCAATTTCCTCGGTTCGGGCAAGTCCGTGGGGATCAATCTCGAGCGGAGTTCCTACCAGACCAGCGTCCAGTTCAACTACAACAATCCCTATTTCACCGTAGATGGTGTCAGTCAGGGTTTCGGCCTGTTCTACACGCGTCAGGATGCTGCGGCGCTCTCACTGTCGCAATATCTGGTCGATTCCTACGGTGGCAACATCAATTTCGGCGTGCCGCTGTCGGAGCAGACCTTTGCCAGCATCGGCTTCCAGCTGCAGCAGCAGAAAATCAAGGAGACGGGGACCTCGCCCAGCTGGATAACCGGGGTGTCGGTCAACGGCGATCAGCCGGGGCCCGGATTTGACGGCAAGAGCTTCTATACGTTCAGCGTAATCCCCGCGTTGACGTACGATACCCGTAACAAGTCGATTTTCCCGACGTCCGGGGTCTATCAGAAGCTGTCGGCCACCGTGGCCGTGCCGGGGAGCCAGTTGCTCTACTACAAGGGCGATTACAATGGCCGCGTGTACATTCCGCTATGGAAAAACACCACCTTGTCGGGCCATGCACAGGTCGGCCTGGCCCAGGCCTATGGCAGCACCAAGACGACCTATACGGGCGTCAGCCAGTACTACAGCGGTCTGCCGCCGTTCCTGAACTACTACACCGGCGGTATCCAATCCGTTCGGGGTTATCAGGATTACTCGCTGGGCCCGGTGGATTCGGCGGGCAACCCCATGGGCGGCACCTTGATGACCGCCGGCGGTATCGAGCTCATCACCCCGATACCGTTCCTGACCAGTCAGGTCAATTCCGTCCGGATGTCGCTGTTCTGGGATGTGGGTAATACCTACCGCACCTATCATGACTTCAGCGTGCCCTCGTTGCGACAGTCCGTCGGCGTCGGCTTCAACTGGATCTCACCGGTGGGCCCGCTGATTTTCAGTATCGCAAAACCACTGAACAGCAAACCGGGCGATCGGACCCAGATCTTCCAGTTCTCTGTTGGCGCCAACTTCTGA
- a CDS encoding OmpH family outer membrane protein, with protein MNRFAILFVSLMTLVFAASAQAAEVKIAFVNSSTLLEQAPQADIAKKKLEKEFAPREKEIRDAQQTAQNLENKLNRDGVTMSDSERSKQEQELNRQLRDLQRMQSNFRDDLNLRKNEELGKLQRVVLSAIKDVAKSKGYDLVLAEGVVYAAPQVDITNDVLTKLQQDVKSGK; from the coding sequence GTGAATCGCTTTGCTATTTTGTTCGTGTCATTGATGACCCTGGTGTTCGCAGCTTCTGCCCAGGCCGCTGAGGTCAAGATCGCTTTCGTCAACTCGTCGACGCTCCTCGAGCAGGCCCCACAGGCCGATATCGCCAAGAAAAAGTTGGAAAAGGAATTCGCGCCTCGGGAAAAGGAAATCCGGGATGCCCAGCAGACGGCGCAAAACCTGGAAAACAAGCTGAATCGTGACGGCGTGACCATGAGCGATAGCGAGCGCTCCAAGCAGGAGCAGGAGCTCAACCGTCAGTTGCGCGATCTGCAGCGCATGCAGAGCAACTTCCGCGACGACCTGAACCTCCGCAAGAATGAGGAGCTCGGCAAGCTGCAGCGCGTGGTGCTGAGCGCGATCAAGGATGTGGCCAAGAGCAAGGGTTATGATCTGGTTCTGGCGGAGGGCGTCGTGTATGCCGCGCCGCAGGTCGATATCACCAACGACGTTCTGACCAAGCTGCAGCAAGACGTCAAAAGCGGCAAGTAA
- the lpxD gene encoding UDP-3-O-(3-hydroxymyristoyl)glucosamine N-acyltransferase, which produces MQEETSTSLSAAEIAQMLSAPVHGDPDRRVRNVASLSSAKSDDLAFYSGNRRGVHPNQSRAGLILCQETQRHQMPTTATVICVEQPQAAFIDIAERLRPRRPIYAGIDPSARIDPSARLAPGVIVGPLSVIGPGCELADGVEIGPGCILGRDVSIGASTRLIARVTILDDCRVGRGCVIQPGAVIGSDGFGLVMQAGRWRRVPQLGRVVIGDDVDIGANTTIDRGALDDTRIDNGAKLDNLIQIAHNVEIGEHSAIAGCAGLAGSSIVGKYCTLGGGVGLAGHLTLTDGVHVTGMSMVTRSIHKPGVYSAGTPLDTNERWLKNAARFKQLDRMALRLQALESSHPTPPPLSDEENP; this is translated from the coding sequence ATGCAGGAAGAGACAAGTACGAGCCTTTCCGCTGCGGAAATAGCCCAGATGCTTTCCGCCCCCGTCCATGGTGACCCGGATCGACGGGTGCGTAACGTCGCCTCCCTGAGTTCTGCGAAATCGGACGATCTGGCCTTTTACAGTGGTAACCGACGGGGCGTACATCCGAATCAGAGTAGAGCGGGGCTGATCCTCTGTCAGGAGACCCAGCGGCATCAGATGCCCACCACGGCCACGGTGATTTGCGTCGAGCAGCCGCAGGCTGCCTTCATCGACATTGCAGAACGCCTCCGACCGCGCCGTCCGATTTACGCAGGTATCGATCCCTCGGCCCGAATCGATCCCAGTGCCCGTTTGGCGCCGGGTGTGATTGTCGGGCCCTTGTCTGTCATCGGGCCGGGTTGCGAGCTGGCCGATGGGGTCGAGATTGGTCCCGGATGCATTCTCGGGCGAGATGTCTCGATTGGTGCGTCAACACGCCTGATCGCTCGGGTCACGATCCTAGACGACTGTCGTGTTGGCCGGGGCTGCGTGATCCAACCCGGCGCCGTGATCGGTTCTGACGGGTTCGGTCTCGTGATGCAGGCCGGGCGTTGGCGCCGCGTGCCGCAACTGGGGCGAGTGGTGATCGGCGATGACGTCGATATTGGCGCCAATACGACCATCGATCGCGGTGCGTTGGACGATACCCGGATCGACAATGGTGCCAAACTCGACAATCTGATCCAGATCGCCCATAACGTGGAGATCGGCGAACATTCCGCGATTGCCGGATGTGCAGGTCTCGCGGGTTCCAGCATCGTGGGCAAGTACTGTACCTTGGGTGGTGGCGTCGGTTTGGCCGGTCATCTGACGCTCACGGATGGCGTACATGTCACGGGCATGTCGATGGTGACGCGCTCGATACACAAGCCGGGCGTGTACTCCGCGGGCACGCCCCTGGACACCAATGAACGCTGGTTGAAGAACGCCGCCCGGTTCAAACAGCTTGATCGCATGGCTCTGCGCTTGCAGGCGCTTGAGTCGTCCCACCCAACACCACCACCGCTTTCTGATGAGGAAAACCCGTGA
- the fabZ gene encoding 3-hydroxyacyl-ACP dehydratase FabZ has product MIQEILNLLPHRYPFLLIDRVTDWAPNDYLVAIKNVTFNEPFFQGHFPVRPIMPGVLITEAMAQATGVLAFSSQGVVPNPNALYMLVGLDEVTFRRVVEPGDQLTIRVTLKRLVRGMGVFQCEAHVGDELAAKALIKCVAKEVAA; this is encoded by the coding sequence ATGATTCAGGAAATTCTGAATCTCCTGCCCCATCGCTATCCTTTTCTGCTGATTGACCGGGTCACGGACTGGGCGCCGAACGACTATCTCGTGGCAATCAAGAATGTCACGTTCAATGAGCCCTTCTTCCAGGGTCATTTCCCCGTTCGGCCGATCATGCCGGGTGTTTTGATCACCGAGGCCATGGCACAGGCGACCGGCGTGTTGGCTTTCAGCAGCCAGGGCGTGGTGCCGAACCCCAATGCACTCTACATGCTGGTCGGCCTGGATGAAGTGACGTTCCGCCGCGTGGTCGAGCCGGGCGATCAGCTGACCATTCGGGTGACCCTGAAGCGGCTCGTGCGCGGCATGGGCGTCTTCCAGTGCGAGGCACACGTGGGCGACGAACTTGCCGCCAAGGCCCTGATCAAATGTGTTGCCAAGGAAGTTGCTGCGTGA
- the lpxA gene encoding acyl-ACP--UDP-N-acetylglucosamine O-acyltransferase, protein MIHPTAIISPEAKLDPSVVVGPYVVVEGAVEIGAGTKIDSHSILKGPCRIGRDNHVFSHVIIGEIPQDLKFRGEESSVEIGDRNQIREFSTIHRGTQGGGGVTRIGSDNLVMAYAHIAHDCTLGEHVILANAASLAGHVSVGDFAILGGFAVAHQFCRIGAHAFIGGFSKLSKDVPPFVMADGARARSVGLNKEGLKRRNFSSETINLLSRAFRQLVKKQGDEKVWAEFDEAAKGDAALAQMLAFIRMSERGITR, encoded by the coding sequence GTGATTCATCCAACTGCGATTATTTCGCCCGAGGCCAAGCTCGACCCCTCCGTGGTTGTCGGGCCCTATGTGGTGGTCGAGGGTGCGGTAGAAATTGGTGCGGGAACGAAGATCGACAGCCACAGCATCCTGAAGGGGCCCTGCCGAATCGGTCGCGACAATCATGTGTTTTCCCACGTGATCATTGGCGAGATTCCGCAGGATCTCAAGTTTCGGGGTGAGGAATCGTCGGTTGAGATCGGCGATCGCAACCAGATCCGCGAATTTTCCACGATTCATCGCGGTACCCAGGGCGGTGGCGGCGTGACCCGGATCGGCTCGGACAACCTCGTCATGGCGTATGCCCACATCGCGCACGACTGCACGCTGGGTGAGCACGTGATTTTGGCCAATGCCGCGTCACTTGCGGGCCATGTCTCCGTCGGCGACTTTGCGATTCTGGGCGGATTTGCCGTGGCCCATCAATTCTGCCGGATCGGGGCGCATGCCTTCATCGGCGGCTTCAGCAAGCTTTCCAAGGACGTGCCGCCCTTCGTGATGGCCGATGGCGCCCGTGCCCGTTCCGTCGGACTGAACAAGGAAGGATTGAAGCGTCGCAACTTCTCCTCCGAAACGATCAACCTGCTGAGCCGGGCCTTCCGTCAACTGGTCAAGAAGCAGGGCGACGAGAAGGTTTGGGCGGAATTCGACGAAGCGGCGAAGGGCGATGCGGCCCTGGCCCAGATGCTTGCCTTCATTCGCATGAGCGAACGCGGGATCACCCGCTGA
- a CDS encoding class II fumarate hydratase: MTSSYRIEHDSIGPVQIPADALYGPQTQRALDNFPISGRPLPPEFIRALGMVKAACAEANAAVGAMTPNQAAAISLMGQRIAAGHYMDAFLIDVYQTGSGTSTNMNANEVIARLATAAGTAVHPNDHVNMSQSSNDVIPTAIRVAAVETARSALLPALDHLSAVLVEKAESLKRVTKTGRTHLMDAMPIRFDQSLGAFVDQLAGARLGIVQAMDRLSALPQGGTAVGTGVNAPEGFASAFVEKLNRLTDGGYRLMHRPFAGLSAQDEPVAYSAALRGLAVVLTKIANDLRWMNAGPLAGLAEISLPDLQPGSSIMPGKVNPVIPEAVAMVCAQVHGLDAAVALAGQSGNFELNVMLPLIAQNILESTQLLAQSMRLLADKAIAGFTVNQAQIDRALGMNPILVTALNPVIGYELGARIAKRAYAEQRSVLDVALEMTDLSEATLRELLDPYLLTGSAGR, encoded by the coding sequence ATGACTTCCTCGTATCGAATCGAACACGACAGTATCGGCCCCGTCCAGATACCCGCCGATGCGCTGTATGGTCCGCAGACCCAGCGCGCTTTGGACAATTTCCCCATCAGCGGTCGTCCGTTGCCGCCAGAATTCATTCGTGCGCTGGGTATGGTCAAAGCGGCCTGCGCGGAGGCCAATGCAGCGGTCGGTGCCATGACGCCCAATCAGGCCGCCGCGATCAGTCTTATGGGCCAGCGTATCGCTGCAGGTCACTATATGGATGCGTTTCTGATCGACGTCTATCAGACGGGATCAGGCACTAGCACGAACATGAACGCCAATGAGGTGATCGCCCGCCTGGCGACCGCTGCCGGTACGGCGGTGCATCCCAACGATCACGTCAACATGAGTCAGAGCTCGAACGACGTGATTCCGACGGCGATCCGGGTGGCTGCCGTCGAGACGGCCCGCTCCGCCTTGTTGCCCGCACTCGACCACCTGTCCGCCGTGCTGGTCGAGAAGGCCGAGTCCCTGAAGCGCGTGACGAAGACCGGTCGAACCCATCTCATGGACGCCATGCCGATCCGTTTCGATCAGTCCCTGGGCGCCTTCGTCGATCAACTGGCCGGCGCGCGGCTGGGCATCGTGCAGGCCATGGATCGTCTTAGCGCGCTGCCGCAGGGCGGGACGGCCGTCGGGACCGGCGTCAATGCGCCGGAAGGGTTCGCCTCGGCCTTCGTCGAGAAGCTCAATCGCCTCACCGACGGCGGTTACCGTTTGATGCACCGGCCCTTTGCCGGGCTCTCGGCCCAGGACGAACCGGTTGCCTACAGCGCGGCATTGCGCGGGTTGGCCGTCGTTCTGACCAAGATCGCCAACGATCTGCGCTGGATGAATGCCGGTCCGCTCGCCGGTCTGGCGGAAATCAGTCTGCCGGATCTCCAGCCCGGCAGTTCCATCATGCCGGGCAAGGTGAATCCGGTGATTCCCGAAGCGGTGGCCATGGTTTGCGCCCAGGTGCATGGATTGGATGCCGCCGTCGCGCTGGCCGGTCAGTCGGGGAATTTCGAGCTGAACGTGATGTTGCCGCTGATCGCGCAGAACATCCTCGAGTCGACGCAATTGCTGGCGCAATCCATGCGGTTGCTGGCCGACAAGGCCATTGCCGGATTCACCGTCAATCAGGCGCAGATCGATCGGGCGCTGGGCATGAATCCAATTCTGGTCACGGCGCTCAATCCGGTCATCGGCTACGAACTCGGCGCCAGGATCGCCAAGCGGGCCTATGCCGAGCAGCGCTCGGTCCTGGACGTCGCGCTCGAGATGACCGATCTTTCTGAAGCGACCCTCAGGGAGCTGCTCGATCCCTATCTCCTGACCGGCTCTGCCGGTCGCTGA
- the lpxB gene encoding lipid-A-disaccharide synthase has translation MTDAAALDPNCLFFAAGEASGDHYAAAIYRMLHERRPELRALGLGGAESRAAGIETCVDLKTVSVMGLVEVLAHYGRLRRAMNALIDALDTHRPALVIAIDFQEFNQRLARAARARGIPVLFFVAPQVWAWRPKRARRFGEVADHLAVLFDFEVPLFARYGLPTTHVGHPLRDLIEPELQRPEDPQSRTVPRNQARQALGLDTTGTLIGLLPGSRRSEIGRLLPLMLATADRLLDRHPDWRFALPRAASLDVDWFAAQIEHAHPSERLRRALSLIDGNARRVMTASDTLCIASGTATLEAALIGTPMVITYRTNPLTYFIARHLVHIERVGLPNIMLGRNAVPELIQGAATADHLSDAVTQITMDSSTRVAQIEDLKTVRQHLGDPGALRKLADLAETLLAGANRGDQRPAEPVRR, from the coding sequence ATGACCGACGCTGCCGCGCTCGACCCGAATTGCCTGTTTTTTGCCGCCGGCGAGGCCTCCGGCGACCATTATGCCGCCGCCATCTACCGGATGCTCCATGAGCGCCGCCCGGAACTCCGGGCTCTGGGCCTCGGGGGGGCCGAGAGCCGCGCCGCCGGCATCGAGACCTGCGTGGATCTCAAGACCGTATCGGTGATGGGGCTCGTGGAGGTACTCGCCCATTACGGCCGACTCCGCAGGGCCATGAATGCCCTGATCGACGCCTTGGACACGCATCGTCCCGCGCTCGTGATCGCCATCGATTTCCAGGAATTCAATCAGCGTCTCGCCCGCGCGGCCCGAGCACGCGGCATTCCCGTCCTGTTCTTCGTCGCCCCCCAGGTCTGGGCCTGGCGCCCCAAACGGGCCCGTCGATTCGGGGAAGTCGCCGATCATCTGGCTGTCCTCTTCGATTTCGAGGTCCCGCTGTTCGCGCGCTACGGACTACCGACAACCCATGTGGGCCATCCGCTACGCGATCTGATCGAACCGGAGCTGCAGCGCCCCGAAGATCCGCAGTCGCGCACGGTGCCCCGGAATCAGGCACGGCAGGCATTGGGTCTCGATACGACGGGCACCCTGATCGGCCTGCTGCCCGGCAGTCGGCGCAGCGAAATCGGCCGCCTGCTACCCCTCATGCTGGCCACCGCGGATCGATTGCTGGACCGACATCCGGACTGGCGATTCGCCCTGCCCCGCGCCGCCTCGCTTGATGTCGACTGGTTCGCGGCGCAAATCGAGCACGCTCACCCTTCCGAACGACTGCGCCGAGCGCTCAGCCTGATCGACGGCAACGCCCGACGCGTCATGACGGCCAGCGACACCCTCTGCATCGCGTCAGGCACCGCGACCCTCGAGGCCGCCCTGATCGGAACGCCCATGGTGATCACCTACCGCACCAATCCCCTCACCTACTTTATTGCCCGCCATCTCGTACACATCGAACGGGTGGGATTGCCGAACATCATGCTCGGCCGGAATGCCGTACCGGAGCTGATTCAGGGCGCCGCCACGGCAGACCACCTGTCGGATGCCGTCACGCAGATCACGATGGACAGCAGCACCCGAGTGGCCCAGATCGAAGATCTGAAAACCGTCCGGCAACATCTGGGGGATCCCGGCGCGTTGAGGAAACTCGCCGACCTAGCGGAAACCCTGCTGGCGGGGGCTAATCGCGGTGATCAGCGACCGGCAGAGCCGGTCAGGAGATAG
- a CDS encoding ribonuclease HII: MRQGSLFCVEQDTGWYAGVDEAGRGPLAGPVVAAAVVLHPDRPIDGANDSKKLTERQRERLFDRIRGEAHAYAIAEASVAEIDQLNILHASMLAMRRAVQELVDRGIVLDRVHVDGNRCPSPLPLLCHPIVGGDATDAAIACASILAKVTRDRLMCAHAETYPEYEFARHKGYPTPRHRALLVELGPSPIHRMSFAPVRQAMRRDGA, translated from the coding sequence ATGCGTCAAGGCAGTCTGTTCTGCGTCGAACAGGACACGGGATGGTACGCCGGTGTGGACGAAGCGGGTCGCGGCCCCCTGGCCGGACCGGTGGTGGCCGCCGCCGTCGTGCTGCATCCCGACCGGCCGATTGATGGGGCGAACGACTCCAAGAAGCTGACGGAGCGTCAGCGCGAGCGACTGTTCGATCGAATACGTGGCGAGGCTCATGCCTACGCCATTGCCGAAGCCAGTGTGGCCGAGATCGACCAGCTCAATATCCTGCACGCCTCGATGCTGGCCATGCGTCGTGCGGTGCAGGAACTGGTGGACCGGGGCATCGTGCTGGATCGGGTGCATGTCGACGGCAATCGCTGCCCATCGCCCTTGCCGCTGCTGTGTCATCCCATCGTGGGCGGTGACGCGACGGATGCGGCCATCGCCTGTGCCTCCATCCTTGCCAAGGTGACGCGGGATCGGTTGATGTGCGCCCATGCCGAGACCTATCCGGAATACGAGTTTGCGCGGCACAAGGGCTATCCCACACCGCGTCACCGTGCCCTGCTGGTCGAACTGGGCCCGTCACCGATTCATCGGATGAGCTTTGCGCCGGTGCGGCAGGCAATGCGTCGGGACGGCGCGTAA
- a CDS encoding glutamine--tRNA ligase/YqeY domain fusion protein: MTDTAIASHFIRTRIDEDCAQKTYGDKVVTRFPPEPNGFLHFGHAKSIFLNFGLARDYQAQCPDSVCNLRFDDTNPTKEETEYVDAIREDVSWLGFDATGREFYASDYFERLYHCAELLIQAGLAYVDSQDAETLRATRGTLTEPGKDSPFRNRSVAENLELFRQMRAGAFPDGSHILRAKIDMASPNMNLRDPAIYRIRHAHHHRSGDAWCIYPMYDFAHCVSDAIEGITHSLCTLEFMDHRPLYDWFLDQLATLGEFERPLPQQIEFSRLNLTYVVLSKRKLIQLVTGKHVNGWDDPRLPTLKGARRRGFTPEGFRLFTDRIGVSKSDSLIDYGVLEDCMREHLNDTAERRIAVLDPVKLVLTNYPEAQSEECFAPNHPHHADWGKRVVPLSRELWIEREDFLPEPVKGFFRLVPGGEVRLRYGYIIKCTGFDQDADGNVTCIYAEYDPDTKSGTPGAESRKVKGNIHWLSCDHARAAEIRLYDRLFAVPAPGARREGDAPDLERDFLDDLNPDAMRVQTSMIEESLADAAPESRFQFERHGYFVADQIDHTAKRPVYNRTVTLRDSWAKK; this comes from the coding sequence ATGACCGACACCGCGATCGCCAGCCACTTTATCCGTACCCGCATCGACGAAGACTGCGCACAAAAGACCTACGGCGATAAAGTGGTCACCCGTTTTCCCCCCGAACCCAACGGATTTCTGCATTTCGGCCATGCGAAAAGCATCTTCCTGAATTTCGGTCTGGCTCGGGATTACCAGGCCCAGTGTCCGGACAGCGTGTGCAATCTGCGCTTTGACGACACGAACCCGACCAAGGAAGAAACCGAATACGTCGACGCCATTCGCGAGGACGTGTCCTGGCTGGGCTTCGACGCCACGGGACGCGAGTTTTACGCCTCGGACTACTTCGAGCGGCTGTACCACTGTGCCGAACTGCTGATCCAGGCGGGATTGGCCTATGTCGACTCGCAGGATGCCGAGACTCTGCGCGCCACCCGCGGCACCCTGACGGAGCCGGGCAAGGACAGCCCGTTCCGCAATCGCTCCGTCGCGGAAAACCTCGAACTGTTCCGCCAGATGCGCGCCGGTGCATTCCCGGACGGCAGCCACATTCTCCGCGCCAAGATCGACATGGCCTCGCCGAACATGAACCTGCGCGACCCGGCCATCTACCGGATCCGCCACGCCCATCACCACCGCAGCGGCGACGCCTGGTGCATCTACCCGATGTACGACTTCGCCCACTGCGTCTCGGACGCCATCGAGGGCATCACCCATTCCCTGTGCACGCTGGAATTCATGGACCACCGCCCGCTGTACGACTGGTTCCTCGATCAATTGGCGACGCTCGGGGAATTCGAGCGCCCCCTACCCCAGCAGATCGAATTCTCTCGACTCAACCTCACCTATGTCGTGCTCTCCAAGCGCAAGCTGATCCAGCTCGTCACCGGTAAGCACGTCAACGGCTGGGACGACCCCCGGCTGCCGACGCTCAAGGGCGCGCGCCGCCGTGGCTTCACGCCGGAAGGGTTCCGGCTGTTCACCGATCGGATCGGCGTTTCCAAGTCGGACAGCCTGATCGATTACGGCGTGCTGGAAGACTGCATGCGGGAACACCTGAACGACACGGCGGAACGGCGCATCGCAGTGCTCGATCCGGTCAAGCTCGTCCTGACGAACTACCCGGAAGCCCAGAGCGAGGAATGTTTCGCGCCGAATCACCCCCATCACGCCGACTGGGGCAAGCGCGTCGTACCGCTGTCCCGCGAGCTCTGGATCGAGCGCGAGGATTTCCTCCCGGAACCGGTCAAGGGGTTCTTCCGACTGGTGCCTGGCGGCGAGGTCCGCCTGCGCTACGGCTATATCATCAAGTGCACCGGCTTCGACCAGGATGCGGACGGCAACGTCACCTGCATCTACGCCGAATACGATCCCGATACCAAATCGGGCACGCCGGGTGCGGAGTCCCGCAAGGTGAAAGGCAATATCCACTGGCTGTCCTGCGACCACGCCAGAGCGGCCGAAATCCGACTGTACGACCGGCTGTTCGCCGTGCCGGCGCCAGGTGCCCGTCGCGAAGGGGATGCGCCGGATCTGGAGCGCGACTTCCTCGACGATCTGAATCCGGATGCCATGCGGGTGCAAACCAGCATGATCGAGGAGAGCCTGGCGGACGCGGCCCCTGAATCGCGCTTCCAGTTCGAACGTCACGGCTATTTCGTCGCCGATCAGATCGATCACACGGCCAAACGCCCCGTCTACAACCGGACAGTGACCCTTCGCGATTCCTGGGCCAAGAAATAA
- a CDS encoding Dps family protein, whose amino-acid sequence MAKKKTTQSDVSDIQIGIPQADRQSIAEGLSKLLADSYSLFLMTHNFHWNVTGPQFNSLHLMFETQYTELFTAVDEVAERIRSLGEPAPASFSKFTALASFTIPDEALSANDMIAHLVKGQEAVVRTARALFPVAEKANDQPTLDLLTRRMELHEKNAWMLRALLA is encoded by the coding sequence GTGGCCAAGAAGAAAACGACCCAGAGCGACGTCAGCGATATCCAGATCGGTATTCCGCAGGCCGATCGACAGTCGATTGCCGAGGGGTTGAGCAAGCTGCTTGCCGATTCCTATTCCTTGTTCCTGATGACCCACAATTTTCACTGGAACGTGACTGGCCCCCAGTTCAACAGCCTGCATCTGATGTTCGAAACCCAATATACGGAGCTGTTCACAGCGGTGGACGAAGTGGCGGAGCGCATCCGTTCCCTGGGCGAACCGGCGCCGGCATCCTTCAGCAAATTTACCGCGCTGGCCTCGTTCACGATTCCCGACGAAGCCCTGTCTGCGAACGACATGATCGCGCACCTCGTCAAGGGACAGGAGGCCGTCGTGCGGACTGCGCGGGCGCTTTTCCCCGTGGCCGAGAAGGCAAACGATCAACCGACGCTCGATCTGCTGACCCGTCGTATGGAACTTCATGAAAAGAATGCGTGGATGTTGCGGGCCCTTTTGGCCTGA